The following coding sequences lie in one Rutidosis leptorrhynchoides isolate AG116_Rl617_1_P2 chromosome 4, CSIRO_AGI_Rlap_v1, whole genome shotgun sequence genomic window:
- the LOC139842471 gene encoding uncharacterized protein translates to MRLTSWNTRSLGNKSRGRLVGSLVNQFQVQFLVIQETMVKEVPQPVLNEIWKHYVFDFVQVEASGRSVRLLSIWNLESRKKLVWSHLKDITLKWSGSLCLLGDFNAFTWEGPNEKFSRIDRMLVNVEWSILWPDAILQMSQTDKPDHKPIIWGNKLSYSGPKPFRFNNSWFSIRGFFSFCETKWAKYLVNGWAAFIIAKKLQLLKADIKECITSCFEIAYKRLTIRIDSKHRVQSRYNWLKLGNKNPRFFHLVSRIKQQSSHISRLKINGSWEEDPCIVKEFAIDYFENLFTLPAHSLLVFDWVGLNLAHVPAHLH, encoded by the exons ATGAGGCTTACCTCATGGAACACCCGCAGCTTAGGTAATAAGTCAAGAGGTCGTTTAGTGGGATCGTTAGTCAATCAGTTTCAAGTACAATTTCTAGTAATTCAAGAAACTATGGTTAAGGAAGTACCTCAACCCGTACTTAACGAGATATGGAAACATTATGTTTTCGATTTTGTCCAAGTAGAAGCAAGTGGAAGATCGGTTAGACTTTTATCCATTTGGAA TCTTGAAAGTAGGAAAAAGTTAGTGTGGTCTCACCTAAAGGACATCACTCTCAAATGGTCGGGTTCTCTTTGTTTGTTGGGTGACTTTAATGCA TTTACTTGGGAAGGACCGAATGAAAAGTTTTCACGTATTGATCGAATGCTTGTTAATGTCGAGTGGTCTATTCTTTGGCCCGATGCAATCCTACAAATGAGCCAAACAGATAAGCCTGATCATAAGCCCATTATATGGGGGAATAAATTAAGTTATTCGGGTCCAAAaccattcagattcaacaattcctGGTTCTCTATTCGTGGTTTCTTCTCGTTCTGTGAAACAAAGTGGGCAAAATATCTAGTTAATGGATGGGCTGCTTttattattgctaagaaattacagCTTCTTAAAGCAGATATTAAGGAGTG CATCACTAGTTGCTTTGAAATTGCTTATAAGAGGTTGACAATTCGCATCGATTCAAAACACAGAGTTCAATCCCGTTACAATTGGTTAAAATTGGGCAATAAAAACCCTAGATTCTTCCACCTTGTTTCTCGAATTAAGCAACAATCATCTCATATTTCCAGGTTAAAAATCAATGGCTCTTGGGAAGAAGATCCCTGTATCGTTAAAGAGTTTGCTATTGATTACTTTGAAAATCTTTTTACACTGCCTGCACATTCTCTTTTAGTTTTTGATTGGGTCGGTTTAAATTTGGCTCATGTACCGGCCCATTTGCATTAG